A genomic segment from Nymphalis io chromosome 7, ilAglIoxx1.1, whole genome shotgun sequence encodes:
- the LOC126769792 gene encoding uncharacterized protein LOC126769792 yields the protein MKVLYSYTPQVETYNVQTPVTYTYPVRQQAVYRAPVQTYTPVQSYAPAQIYEQAQTYAPAQTYAPAQTYTPSQSYSSAQTYTPIQAYAPAQTYTPIQTYQTYTPVQTIQSAPVQTYNTAPVTWQSKNVGNNYNADPWC from the exons ATGAAGGTTTTG TACTCCTATACACCACAAGTCGAGACCTACAACGTGCAGACACCAGTCACGTACACTTACCCCGTCAGACAACAAGCTGTATACAGAGCTCCGGTCCAGACATACACGCCTGTGCAAAGCTACGCACCGGCTCAGATTTACGAACAGGCTCAGACCTACGCACCAGCTCAGACCTACGCACCAGCTCAGACCTACACACCATCTCAGTCTTACTCATCAGCTCAGACTTACACGCCCATCCAAGCTTACGCACCAGCACAGACCTACACACCAATCCAAACTTACCAAACTTACACACCAGTCCAAACCATCCAGAGTGCGCCAGTCCAGACCTACAACACGGCGCCAGTAACTTGGCAATCGAAGAACGTCGGCAACAACTACAATGCTGACCCGTGGTGCTAA